In a single window of the Elaeis guineensis isolate ETL-2024a chromosome 6, EG11, whole genome shotgun sequence genome:
- the LOC105047201 gene encoding ETHYLENE INSENSITIVE 3-like 3 protein — protein MDHLAALAQELNDGSDFEVDDVRCENLTENDVSDEEIEPDDLAKRMWKDRVKLKRIKERQKLAAQQASEKPKPKQPSEQARRKKMSRAQDGILKYMLKLMEVCNARGFVYGIIPEKGKPVSGASDNIRAWWKEKVKFDKNGPAAIAKYEAENFAAQSAQNKGGKNHHRLMDLQDATLASLLSSLIQHCNPPQRKYPLEKGVPPPWWPSGNEDWWVDLGLPKGQAPSYKKPHDLKKVWKVGILTGVIKHMSPNIGKIKNQVRKSKCLQDKMSAKESSIWLGVLNREEMIVHQLSSDNGMSDVTHHSGSGERREDSNSSSNEYDVDDFEDACGSVSSKDDGRHPQVNPQTCGDNTTLAERENCPVENANQPVQGKEQVGKQPRPKRPRVSSTIVDQQATMAQNEHRPEESRNAIPDMNCTDLPITGYHMPNVNQGECRNPTSKQYDNPRNQYLLPEIRINNLRVVPSSNVTEQSMHVDDQPLLYPGVGHSELQSGNNFGSGTNFQFFSSSMEYVLPQDKQQFTDHEIRPKGTVPINNNIDGMEPNRNSDAAAGGMHTFVDEPFYSEPDKFVDNSFDGLPPDYIGINSPIFDIDDLLRDDDLMEYLGT, from the coding sequence ATGGATCACCTTGCAGCGCTGGCACAGGAGTTGAATGATGGTTCAGATTTCGAAGTTGATGATGTAAGATGTGAAAACCTTACAGAGAATGATGTTAGTGATGAAGAAATTGAACCAGATGACTTGGCAAAACGGATGTGGAAGGACAGAGTCAAGCTTAAGAGAATCAAGGAGCGGCAAAAGCTTGCTGCCCAACAGGCTTCTGAAAAGCCAAAGCCCAAGCAGCCTTCCGAGCAGGCTCGTAGGAAAAAGATGTCCAGAGCACAAGATGGGATACTTAAGTACATGTTGAAGTTAATGGAGGTGTGTAATGCTCGTGGATTTGTCTATGGCATAATACCTGAAAAGGGAAAGCCTGTAAGTGGTGCTTCAGATAACATACGGGCTTGGTGGAAGGAGAAGGTGAAGTTTGATAAGAATGGACCTGCTGCTATAGCAAAGTATGAGGCAGAGAATTTTGCAGCCCAGAGTGCACAGAATAAAGGAGGCAAAAATCATCACAGGCTTATGGATCTTCAAGATGCTACCTTGGCATCACTTCTGTCATCATTGATTCAACATTGCAACCCACCACAGCGTAAATATCCATTAGAGAAGGGTGTTCCACCCCCTTGGTGGCCTTCAGGAAATGAGGACTGGTGGGTTGATTTGGGATTACCAAAGGGTCAAGCCCCCTCTTATAAGAAACCGCATGATCTGAAGAAGGTGTGGAAGGTTGGAATACTAACTGGTGTGATTAAACACATGTCTCCAAACATTGGAAAAATCAAAAACCAAGTCCGGAAATCAAAGTGCTTGCAGGATAAGATGAGTGCTAAAGAGAGCTCTATTTGGTTAGGAGTGTTAAATAGAGAGGAAATGATTGTTCATCAGCTCAGCAGTGACAATGGAATGTCTGATGTAACTCACCATAGTGGTTCtggggagagaagggaggattCCAATAGCAGTAGTAACGAATATGATGTTGATGATTTTGAAGATGCCTGTGGTTCTGTATCATCTAAGGATGATGGGAGACATCCGCAGGTGAATCCTCAAACTTGTGGAGATAATACCACATTGGCGGAAAGGGAAAATTGCCCAGTTGAAAATGCCAACCAACCTGTTCAAGGTAAGGAGCAAGTAGGTAAACAACCAAGGCCAAAAAGACCTCGAGTAAGTTCAACAATTGTTGATCAGCAAGCAACAATGGCTCAGAATGAGCACCGACCGGAGGAATCAAGAAATGCTATTCCAGATATGAATTGCACAGACTTGCCTATTACCGGTTATCATATGCCAAATGTTAACCAGGGAGAATGCAGAAATCCAACTTCAAAACAGTATGACAATCCTAGAAACCAGTACCTTCTCCCGGAAATTAGAATTAACAATTTAAGAGTCGTCCCTTCTTCTAATGTTACTGAACAAAGCATGCATGTTGATGACCAGCCCTTACTATATCCAGGTGTAGGGCATAGTGAGTTACAATCTGGGAACAATTTTGGGTCAGGAACcaatttccaatttttctcctcATCAATGGAATATGTGCTTCCTCAGGACAAACAGCAGTTCACTGATCATGAAATAAGACCCAAGGGTACTGTTCCTATTAACAATAACATCGATGGCATGGAACCAAACAGAAATTCAGATGCAGCTGCTGGAGGAATGCATACATTTGTAGATGAACCCTTCTACAGTGAGCCTGATAAGTTTGTTGACAATTCTTTTGATGGACTGCCACCGGATTACATTGGGATTAACAGTCCAATTTTTGACATTGATGACCTGCTGCGAGATGATGATTTAATGGAGTACTTGGGAACATAA